In one window of Paenarthrobacter nicotinovorans DNA:
- the folP gene encoding dihydropteroate synthase, whose amino-acid sequence MDSLAAAPGTGPATSPLPVLRKPRPAARFEDLPTDRTLVMGILNVTPDSFSDGGTHRTPDTAIALGLRMFYAGADIIDVGGESTRSGAEPVSPEEEQRRVLPVIQALVKAGALVSIDTMHTSTAAAAVEAGAAIINDVSGLTIEPDMPELVARTKVPYILTHRRGDALTMDSLTDYNNVTEDVVAELSGVRDKLYAAGVAPEQIIVDPGIGFSKNENQNWELLKNLDQLFVLGHKVMVAASRKRFLGSLLTVAGKSAAPLERDSATAAITALSAAQGAWAVRVHDVGPSLDAVKVAARIAR is encoded by the coding sequence ATGGACTCCCTCGCTGCAGCACCCGGAACCGGCCCGGCCACAAGCCCGCTGCCGGTTCTCCGTAAGCCGCGGCCCGCGGCCAGGTTCGAGGACCTGCCCACGGACCGCACGCTCGTCATGGGAATCCTCAACGTCACCCCGGATTCCTTCAGCGACGGCGGCACGCACCGCACACCGGACACAGCCATTGCGCTGGGCCTGCGGATGTTCTACGCCGGCGCTGACATCATTGATGTCGGCGGCGAGTCCACCCGTTCGGGCGCGGAACCTGTTTCCCCCGAGGAAGAACAGCGCCGCGTGCTGCCGGTGATCCAGGCCCTGGTGAAGGCCGGTGCGCTGGTCAGCATCGACACCATGCACACCTCCACGGCGGCCGCCGCTGTTGAGGCCGGAGCTGCCATCATCAACGATGTGTCCGGCCTGACCATCGAGCCCGATATGCCCGAGCTCGTGGCCCGCACCAAGGTCCCGTACATCCTGACGCACCGCCGGGGCGACGCCCTGACCATGGACAGCCTGACGGACTACAACAACGTCACCGAGGACGTGGTGGCCGAGCTCAGCGGCGTCCGCGACAAGCTGTATGCCGCCGGCGTTGCCCCGGAACAGATCATCGTCGATCCCGGTATCGGGTTCTCCAAGAACGAGAACCAGAACTGGGAACTCCTGAAGAACCTGGACCAGTTGTTCGTCCTGGGACACAAGGTGATGGTGGCCGCTTCCCGCAAGCGCTTCCTTGGCTCGCTCCTCACAGTGGCCGGCAAGTCGGCAGCGCCGTTGGAGCGCGACTCCGCCACCGCCGCCATCACCGCTCTGAGTGCTGCCCAAGGCGCTTGGGCTGTCCGCGTCCACGACGTCGGCCCCAGCCTTGACGCCGTCAAGGTTGCCGCCCGTATCGCCCGCTGA
- the folE gene encoding GTP cyclohydrolase I FolE → MTHFDDDDLAAAHGSATGSKAHSKVDRPRIEAAVREILLAIGEDPDRGGLQDTPKRVAKAYAEVFAGLHQHPADVLSTTFDLDHEELVLVKDIPFYSTCEHHLVPFHGVAHVGYIPSHDGKVTGLSKLARLVDIYARRPQVQERLTTQIVEALVKHLNPRGAIVVVECEHMCMSMRGIRKPGAKTVTSAVRGQLHDPATRAEAMSLIIGR, encoded by the coding sequence GTGACTCATTTCGACGACGACGACCTCGCCGCCGCCCACGGTTCCGCCACGGGCTCCAAGGCCCACTCCAAGGTGGACCGTCCGCGCATTGAAGCGGCTGTCCGCGAGATCCTGCTGGCAATTGGTGAAGACCCTGACCGTGGCGGGCTGCAGGACACGCCAAAGCGCGTGGCCAAAGCCTATGCCGAGGTGTTCGCGGGCCTGCACCAGCACCCCGCGGACGTCCTGTCCACCACCTTCGACCTCGACCACGAAGAGCTTGTCCTGGTGAAGGACATTCCCTTCTACTCCACGTGCGAACACCACCTGGTGCCGTTCCACGGAGTAGCGCATGTCGGTTACATTCCGTCACATGACGGCAAGGTGACCGGCCTCAGCAAGCTGGCACGGCTGGTGGATATCTACGCCCGCCGGCCGCAGGTGCAGGAGCGCCTCACCACGCAGATCGTGGAGGCCCTGGTGAAGCACCTCAACCCGCGCGGGGCGATTGTCGTCGTCGAATGTGAACACATGTGTATGTCCATGCGCGGCATCCGCAAGCCCGGCGCGAAGACCGTCACCAGCGCGGTGCGCGGTCAACTCCATGACCCGGCCACCCGCGCCGAGGCCATGAGCCTCATCATCGGAAGGTAA
- a CDS encoding zinc-dependent metalloprotease, translating to MVSSARESSAGAQSLINWDLAAATAARLAPSGPELSAGEIGKAVENLRFNADISVPHVHDITGLDAARDLRDSHVLVVDRASWSKANTQSFSVMLQPALKKMLESRSGVAMTPAAAATSGAITGTQLGAVLAFLSSKVLGQYDPFAALAPDSTVPPGGRLLLVAPNIISVERELNVHPDDFRLWVCLHEQTHRVQFAAAPWLRHHMLDEIEKLSGNLLGNMDSLVERAGAVAKSLRDRNPTEKTPGRGAILDLLQNPEEKASLSHITAVMSLLEGHANVVMDAVDSSIVPSVKTIRQRFNDRGKDRGVVEKFIRNLLGLDAKMRQYTDGAKFVREVVAVAGMEGFNSVWESAEYLPTEEEIHNSRLWLERMGL from the coding sequence ATGGTGTCATCTGCCCGCGAATCGTCAGCAGGGGCCCAGTCCCTGATCAATTGGGATCTGGCCGCCGCTACGGCTGCCCGGCTTGCCCCCTCCGGCCCTGAGCTCAGCGCCGGGGAAATCGGCAAGGCGGTAGAGAACCTGCGCTTCAATGCGGATATCTCCGTGCCCCACGTGCACGACATCACAGGCCTGGACGCCGCGCGGGACCTGCGCGATTCCCATGTCCTGGTGGTGGACCGGGCCTCGTGGTCCAAGGCCAATACCCAGAGTTTCTCGGTGATGCTCCAGCCTGCGCTGAAGAAGATGCTGGAAAGCCGCAGCGGGGTTGCCATGACACCGGCGGCAGCTGCAACCAGCGGGGCCATCACCGGAACCCAGCTCGGCGCCGTACTGGCCTTCCTCTCCAGCAAAGTGCTCGGCCAGTATGATCCCTTCGCTGCCCTGGCACCCGATTCCACTGTGCCCCCGGGCGGCCGCCTCCTGCTTGTGGCGCCGAACATCATCTCCGTGGAACGCGAACTCAACGTCCACCCGGACGACTTCCGCCTCTGGGTGTGCCTCCACGAGCAAACGCACCGCGTCCAGTTCGCGGCCGCACCCTGGCTCAGGCACCACATGCTCGACGAAATCGAGAAACTCAGCGGCAACCTCCTGGGCAACATGGACTCCCTCGTTGAACGGGCCGGCGCAGTGGCCAAGTCCCTCCGGGACCGCAATCCCACAGAGAAGACACCGGGCCGTGGTGCCATCCTGGACCTCCTGCAGAATCCCGAAGAAAAAGCGTCCCTCTCCCACATCACCGCTGTCATGAGCCTCCTCGAGGGCCACGCCAACGTCGTGATGGATGCCGTCGATTCCAGCATCGTCCCCTCCGTGAAGACCATCCGCCAGCGCTTCAACGACCGCGGCAAGGACCGGGGCGTTGTGGAGAAGTTCATCCGCAACCTCCTCGGCCTGGATGCCAAGATGCGCCAGTACACCGACGGCGCCAAATTCGTCCGCGAAGTCGTTGCCGTGGCCGGGATGGAAGGCTTCAACAGCGTCTGGGAATCCGCCGAGTACCTGCCCACCGAAGAAGAAATCCATAACTCCCGGCTGTGGCTAGAGCGGATGGGCCTTTGA
- the ftsH gene encoding ATP-dependent zinc metalloprotease FtsH has translation MKAKSFFKGPGIWIVVVVGLLLVAFATLAPGGSTRIDTKEGLDLLSQSGKVEQAKIFDAENRVDLVLKDNLNLDGQDKGKNVQFFYVTDRGPDVVKAVTNANPDKGFTDQPVENNWFSGLFSLLIPVLLLGVLFWFLLSRMQGGGSKVMQFGKSKAKLVNKDMPQVTFSDVAGADEAVEELQEIKEFLQEPAKFQAVGAKIPKGVLLYGPPGTGKTLLARAVAGEAGVPFFSISGSDFVEMFVGVGASRVRDLFEQAKASSPAIIFVDEIDAVGRHRGAGIGGGNDEREQTLNQLLVEMDGFDVKTNVILIAATNRPDVLDPALLRPGRFDRQITVEAPDMIGREQILNVHAKGKPMAPGIDLRAVAKKTPGYTGADLANVLNEAALLTARSNANLIDDRALDEAIDRVMAGPQKRSRVMKELERKITAYHEGGHALVAAALRNSAPVTKITILPRGRALGYTMVIPEDDKYSVTRNELLDQMAYAMGGRVAEEIVFHDPSTGASNDIEKATSTARKMVTQYGMSERVGAVKLGQGGGEPFLGRDAAQERNFSDQIAYVVDEEVRRLIDQAHDEAYAILTENRDVLDRLALELLERETLNQAEIAEIFHDIRKRDFREIWLSKESRPVQSIPPVESRAEKAEREAQEEAKKARLDEPLDTVAPHAQGVSSQDSFQAPQPDGGNDHPHHG, from the coding sequence ATGAAAGCTAAGAGTTTCTTCAAGGGCCCGGGCATCTGGATTGTTGTCGTCGTTGGCTTGCTCCTGGTGGCATTCGCAACACTGGCTCCGGGCGGTTCCACACGCATTGACACCAAGGAAGGCCTGGATCTCCTGTCGCAAAGCGGCAAGGTCGAGCAGGCCAAGATCTTCGACGCCGAGAACCGCGTCGACTTGGTGCTGAAGGACAACCTGAACCTGGATGGACAGGACAAGGGCAAGAACGTCCAGTTCTTCTACGTCACGGATCGTGGTCCGGATGTCGTGAAGGCTGTTACCAACGCCAACCCGGACAAGGGCTTTACTGACCAGCCCGTCGAGAACAACTGGTTCTCCGGCCTGTTCTCGCTCCTTATCCCGGTGCTGTTGCTCGGTGTCCTGTTCTGGTTCCTGCTGTCCCGCATGCAGGGCGGCGGCTCCAAGGTCATGCAGTTCGGCAAGTCCAAGGCCAAGCTGGTCAACAAGGACATGCCCCAGGTGACGTTCTCCGACGTTGCCGGTGCTGACGAGGCCGTGGAAGAGCTCCAGGAAATCAAGGAATTCCTCCAGGAACCGGCGAAGTTCCAGGCGGTCGGCGCCAAGATCCCCAAGGGTGTGCTGCTCTACGGCCCTCCGGGTACCGGTAAGACCCTGCTCGCCCGTGCTGTCGCAGGCGAAGCCGGTGTTCCGTTCTTCTCCATCTCCGGCTCGGACTTCGTGGAGATGTTCGTCGGTGTGGGTGCCTCCCGCGTCCGCGACCTCTTCGAGCAGGCCAAGGCCAGTTCCCCGGCAATCATCTTCGTGGACGAGATCGACGCCGTCGGCCGTCACCGCGGTGCCGGCATCGGCGGCGGAAACGACGAGCGTGAGCAAACCCTGAACCAGCTCCTTGTGGAGATGGATGGCTTCGACGTCAAAACCAACGTCATTCTCATCGCGGCGACGAACCGTCCCGACGTCCTGGATCCCGCACTGTTGCGCCCGGGCCGTTTTGACCGCCAGATCACCGTGGAAGCTCCGGACATGATCGGTCGCGAACAGATCCTCAATGTCCACGCCAAGGGCAAGCCCATGGCTCCCGGCATCGACCTCAGGGCTGTTGCCAAGAAGACCCCCGGCTACACAGGTGCCGACCTGGCCAACGTCTTGAACGAGGCCGCGCTGCTGACCGCCCGTTCAAATGCGAACCTCATCGATGACCGTGCGTTGGACGAGGCAATCGACCGCGTCATGGCCGGCCCGCAAAAGCGCAGCCGCGTCATGAAGGAACTCGAGCGCAAGATCACCGCCTACCACGAAGGCGGCCACGCCTTGGTGGCGGCAGCACTGCGGAATTCCGCCCCGGTCACCAAGATCACCATCCTTCCCCGCGGCCGTGCACTCGGCTACACCATGGTGATCCCCGAGGATGACAAGTACTCGGTCACCCGCAACGAGCTGCTCGATCAGATGGCCTACGCCATGGGCGGCCGCGTCGCAGAGGAGATCGTGTTCCACGACCCCTCCACCGGTGCCTCCAACGACATCGAGAAGGCCACCTCCACTGCCCGCAAGATGGTGACGCAGTACGGCATGAGCGAACGCGTCGGTGCCGTGAAGCTGGGCCAGGGTGGCGGCGAGCCGTTCCTCGGCCGCGATGCCGCACAGGAGCGCAACTTCTCGGACCAGATCGCGTACGTCGTGGACGAGGAAGTTCGTCGCCTGATCGACCAGGCACACGACGAGGCCTACGCCATCCTTACCGAAAACCGGGACGTCCTGGACCGCCTGGCACTGGAACTCCTGGAACGGGAAACCCTGAACCAGGCTGAGATCGCTGAGATCTTCCACGACATCCGGAAGCGAGATTTCCGCGAGATCTGGTTGTCCAAGGAATCCCGTCCGGTCCAGTCCATTCCCCCGGTGGAAAGCCGTGCAGAAAAGGCCGAGCGGGAAGCCCAGGAGGAGGCCAAGAAGGCTCGCCTGGACGAACCGTTGGACACCGTAGCTCCGCACGCACAGGGCGTCAGCAGCCAGGACTCCTTCCAGGCGCCGCAGCCCGACGGCGGCAACGACCACCCGCATCACGGCTAA
- the tilS gene encoding tRNA lysidine(34) synthetase TilS encodes MQNALAAAGYPARVLVACSGGPDSLALAAIAAHFGRRGHVDGNPVSVAAVVVDHQLQDGSAEVAARTASVLRELGLSPVEVRTVDVAATGYGPEAAARDARHAALESAADDLGCDAILLGHTLDDQAEQVLLGLARGSGTRSLAGMRPARGRLLRPFLGLRRQETVEICDVEELDPWHDPSNADPAFARSRTRVEVMPVLEEKLGPGVAESLARTAAILQQDADFLEDLANETYLSLVHREDGGVWLPEDTVRGLAPALRFRVIAKAAADVGGQQPGYGRLQAAEALLRRQGSAGPVQLPGHVSVSRLSLSDLAQERTVSAGAPPADATGDSANAGPREAARCGKLVFRHQKPSQQ; translated from the coding sequence TTGCAGAACGCCCTCGCCGCTGCCGGGTACCCCGCGCGGGTGCTCGTGGCCTGCAGCGGAGGTCCGGATTCCCTGGCGCTCGCAGCCATTGCAGCCCATTTCGGCAGGCGCGGCCACGTGGATGGAAATCCGGTGTCCGTTGCCGCCGTCGTGGTTGACCATCAACTGCAGGACGGATCGGCGGAAGTAGCTGCCAGGACCGCATCTGTCTTGCGCGAGCTGGGGCTTTCTCCCGTGGAAGTGCGGACAGTGGACGTCGCAGCAACCGGGTATGGCCCCGAGGCCGCAGCGCGGGACGCCCGGCATGCGGCCCTTGAATCCGCCGCCGATGACCTGGGGTGTGATGCGATCCTGCTCGGCCATACCTTGGATGACCAGGCTGAACAGGTGCTCCTGGGCCTGGCCCGGGGTTCCGGGACACGCTCCTTGGCGGGCATGCGCCCTGCCCGCGGCCGGCTTCTCCGCCCATTCCTCGGTCTCCGCCGCCAGGAAACAGTGGAGATCTGCGACGTCGAGGAACTGGACCCCTGGCACGATCCGAGCAACGCCGATCCCGCCTTCGCCCGCTCCAGGACACGCGTGGAAGTCATGCCGGTCCTCGAAGAAAAGCTTGGGCCCGGGGTGGCTGAATCCCTGGCCCGGACTGCGGCGATCCTTCAGCAGGATGCGGATTTCCTCGAGGATTTGGCCAACGAGACCTATCTCTCACTCGTCCATCGTGAGGATGGGGGCGTCTGGCTGCCGGAGGATACCGTCCGCGGACTTGCACCGGCGCTAAGGTTCCGGGTCATCGCCAAGGCTGCAGCCGACGTCGGGGGTCAACAACCCGGGTACGGTCGGCTTCAAGCCGCGGAAGCCCTGCTGCGCAGGCAGGGGTCGGCCGGGCCCGTGCAGCTTCCCGGCCACGTCAGCGTTTCACGTCTGTCCCTCAGCGATCTGGCGCAGGAAAGGACTGTTTCCGCAGGCGCTCCGCCGGCGGATGCGACCGGTGATTCGGCCAACGCCGGTCCCCGCGAAGCCGCGCGCTGTGGGAAGCTAGTATTCCGGCATCAGAAACCGTCCCAGCAGTAG
- a CDS encoding DUF3180 domain-containing protein has product MKAMRPVVLVLIAVIAAVVGWLATVSTNRFSMPTPVLPTSALITMGVIAGLTLVMGVRVLRWRNGKKKNMLNPILAARTLILAQACAYAGTLLLGWHAGIGVDLLRIGTLRSGEGILWNALLMGGGGVVMVVVGLVVERFCRIPPEDIEGGSAGPETRRGETKGEGEYAYRGD; this is encoded by the coding sequence GTGAAAGCCATGCGCCCGGTTGTTTTGGTGCTCATCGCCGTCATCGCTGCCGTCGTAGGCTGGCTGGCCACTGTCTCTACCAACCGTTTCAGCATGCCCACCCCTGTCCTGCCAACGTCCGCGTTGATCACCATGGGTGTCATCGCCGGACTCACGCTCGTCATGGGCGTGCGGGTCCTGCGGTGGCGAAACGGCAAGAAGAAGAACATGCTGAATCCGATTCTTGCCGCCAGGACCCTGATCCTTGCCCAGGCCTGCGCTTACGCTGGAACGCTCCTCCTTGGCTGGCATGCGGGTATCGGCGTGGACCTCCTGCGGATCGGCACGCTGCGCAGCGGTGAAGGCATCCTGTGGAATGCACTGCTGATGGGTGGCGGCGGTGTGGTGATGGTGGTCGTCGGCCTGGTAGTGGAGCGTTTTTGCCGGATACCGCCGGAGGACATCGAAGGCGGCTCCGCCGGTCCTGAAACCCGCCGGGGCGAAACCAAAGGCGAAGGCGAATATGCCTACCGAGGCGATTGA
- the hpt gene encoding hypoxanthine phosphoribosyltransferase — protein sequence MDSNDVQADLKHVLYTKEQIQTRIAELAAQIDKDYEGRDILIVGVLKGAVMVMADLARALHSHVSMDWMAVSSYGSGTQSSGVVRILKDLDTDLMGKDVLIVEDIIDSGLTLSWLKSNLESRGTASVEICTAFRKPTAAKVEIDVKYVGYDIPNEFVVGYGLDYAEKYRNLDFVGTLAPHVYE from the coding sequence GTGGATTCAAACGACGTCCAGGCAGATCTCAAGCACGTTCTTTACACCAAAGAGCAGATCCAAACGCGTATCGCGGAACTCGCAGCGCAGATCGACAAGGACTACGAAGGCCGCGACATCCTCATTGTCGGGGTCCTCAAGGGTGCGGTCATGGTCATGGCTGACCTTGCCCGCGCACTGCACAGCCACGTCAGCATGGACTGGATGGCTGTCTCGTCCTATGGCTCCGGCACCCAGTCCTCCGGCGTCGTCCGGATCCTCAAGGACCTCGACACCGACCTCATGGGCAAAGACGTGCTCATTGTTGAGGACATCATCGATTCCGGCCTCACTCTTTCCTGGCTGAAGTCGAACCTCGAATCCCGCGGTACCGCCAGCGTCGAGATCTGCACCGCTTTCCGGAAGCCGACCGCCGCCAAGGTGGAAATCGACGTCAAGTACGTCGGCTACGACATTCCCAACGAGTTCGTTGTCGGCTACGGCCTGGACTACGCCGAGAAGTACCGCAACCTCGACTTCGTGGGCACCCTGGCCCCGCACGTTTACGAGTAA
- the folB gene encoding dihydroneopterin aldolase, translating into MDRITLTGVTAVGYHGVFDFERRDGQPFVVDAVLHTDFTKAAETDDLQYTAHYGEVAELITKHIEGEPLNLIEGLAVRIAEAILANYSVTAVDVTVHKPKAPIEVPFGDVTVSVHRERS; encoded by the coding sequence GTGGACAGGATTACGCTGACCGGCGTCACCGCCGTCGGTTATCACGGGGTGTTCGATTTCGAGCGCCGTGACGGCCAGCCCTTCGTCGTGGATGCCGTGCTGCACACGGATTTCACCAAGGCTGCCGAGACCGACGACCTGCAGTACACAGCGCACTACGGCGAAGTCGCCGAGTTGATCACGAAGCACATCGAGGGCGAGCCCTTGAACCTGATCGAGGGTCTCGCGGTCAGGATCGCCGAGGCCATCCTCGCGAACTACAGCGTGACCGCCGTCGACGTTACCGTCCACAAACCCAAGGCGCCCATTGAGGTTCCGTTTGGCGATGTGACCGTCAGCGTCCACCGGGAGCGATCATGA
- a CDS encoding PH domain-containing protein, translating to MPTEAIDPPGVQWLRVSPKYVTVRLVEWAIGNVLMVAVLSLPLVFVLLGWWRWPPLWLAIAVPAVMLVLALWRLALIPRQVRAIGYAERDDDLLIRRGIFFQRTMVVPYGRMQYVDVAVGPVERSLGLCTLKLHTASTGTNAQLPGLPAQEGARLREQLSARGEARLAGL from the coding sequence ATGCCTACCGAGGCGATTGATCCTCCCGGCGTCCAGTGGCTCCGGGTTTCCCCCAAGTACGTCACTGTCCGCTTGGTGGAGTGGGCCATCGGAAATGTGCTGATGGTTGCCGTCCTCAGCCTGCCGCTTGTCTTCGTGCTTCTGGGATGGTGGCGGTGGCCCCCGTTGTGGCTGGCCATTGCTGTTCCTGCCGTGATGCTGGTGCTTGCACTCTGGCGTCTGGCCCTCATTCCGCGCCAGGTGCGTGCCATTGGATACGCCGAACGCGATGATGACCTGCTCATTCGCCGGGGCATCTTCTTCCAGCGCACCATGGTGGTTCCGTACGGCCGCATGCAATACGTTGATGTCGCCGTCGGGCCGGTTGAGCGCAGCCTGGGGCTGTGCACGCTGAAACTCCACACCGCTTCCACCGGTACGAATGCCCAGCTCCCCGGCCTTCCTGCCCAGGAAGGCGCCCGCTTGCGCGAACAGCTTTCGGCCCGCGGAGAAGCCAGGCTGGCCGGGCTGTGA
- the dacB gene encoding D-alanyl-D-alanine carboxypeptidase/D-alanyl-D-alanine endopeptidase, with the protein MGVKNGGSRKRVPTAWGRLMWPVLLAVVLLCVGAVVVSGMAPGLFSVPRPSPSIPAWQQQPRQLSGSSALLPLDDKAPVPLPSEVSRLLDGTLKPDGAGNISGMVIDAITGKVLFDRDANANRIPASNMKLLTAVAALKALGPDARFTTKVLGSDNPSTVVLTGGGDVLLGASASDPSAILGRAGLASLAADTAAALAAAGVQGPITVKVDDSLFTGPALNPAWSLDDVAAGETAPLYSLALNSGRYSPGVQTGPRPQDSAMTTAQAFAEQLAAAGVVVSPGVERAKGLPTKVLATAESATVSEQVDLMLETSDNFLAEALGRMTAAASGKETTYDAATAAVRQRLGELGIATDSMQLADVSGLALENQVSARQFAEVVRAITSGPDPALRSALDGFPVAGLTGTLNDRYGDASTAGGAGLVRAKTGTLNTVIALSGYVVDADGRLLVFSFIGNGLDPGAAGNKVAMDRSASVLASCGCRG; encoded by the coding sequence ATGGGCGTTAAAAACGGGGGTTCCCGGAAGAGGGTGCCCACGGCGTGGGGGCGCTTGATGTGGCCGGTGCTGTTGGCAGTTGTCCTGCTCTGTGTCGGCGCCGTCGTGGTGTCCGGAATGGCGCCCGGGTTGTTCAGTGTTCCCCGGCCTTCGCCGTCGATCCCCGCATGGCAGCAGCAACCCAGGCAACTGTCCGGCTCCAGCGCGCTGCTGCCCCTGGATGACAAAGCGCCCGTCCCCCTGCCGTCCGAAGTGTCCCGGCTCCTGGACGGGACCCTGAAACCAGATGGCGCGGGCAACATCAGCGGCATGGTCATCGACGCCATCACGGGGAAGGTCCTGTTCGACCGCGACGCCAACGCCAACAGGATCCCGGCGTCCAACATGAAATTGTTGACCGCCGTCGCCGCCCTGAAGGCACTCGGGCCTGACGCGCGGTTCACCACCAAGGTTCTCGGATCCGACAATCCCTCCACAGTGGTCCTGACCGGCGGCGGGGACGTGCTGCTGGGTGCGTCCGCTTCCGACCCTTCCGCCATTCTTGGACGTGCCGGCCTGGCTTCCCTGGCCGCGGACACTGCGGCAGCCCTGGCCGCAGCGGGCGTGCAGGGCCCCATCACGGTGAAGGTGGACGACTCCCTCTTCACCGGACCGGCCCTGAACCCGGCCTGGAGCCTCGACGACGTGGCGGCCGGCGAAACCGCTCCCTTGTATTCCCTCGCGCTGAACTCCGGACGCTATTCACCCGGCGTTCAAACAGGTCCCAGGCCCCAGGACTCTGCCATGACCACCGCCCAGGCTTTCGCGGAGCAGTTGGCGGCGGCCGGCGTCGTGGTGAGTCCCGGCGTCGAACGCGCCAAAGGCCTCCCCACCAAAGTCCTGGCCACCGCTGAATCCGCCACGGTCAGCGAGCAAGTGGACCTGATGCTGGAGACCTCCGATAACTTCCTGGCCGAGGCCCTGGGGCGGATGACCGCTGCCGCCAGCGGCAAGGAAACCACCTACGACGCCGCCACTGCAGCCGTGCGGCAAAGGCTGGGGGAGTTGGGTATCGCCACGGACTCAATGCAGCTGGCCGACGTTTCGGGACTGGCGTTGGAGAACCAGGTCAGTGCCCGGCAGTTCGCCGAGGTCGTCCGGGCCATCACCAGTGGTCCGGATCCTGCGCTTCGTTCAGCCCTGGACGGTTTTCCCGTTGCGGGACTCACCGGCACCCTCAACGACAGGTACGGCGACGCCAGCACCGCCGGGGGAGCGGGACTGGTCCGCGCCAAGACCGGAACCCTCAACACCGTCATCGCCCTGAGCGGTTATGTGGTGGATGCGGACGGACGGCTCCTGGTGTTCTCCTTCATAGGCAACGGACTGGACCCCGGTGCGGCCGGCAACAAAGTGGCCATGGACCGATCCGCGTCCGTACTGGCCTCCTGCGGCTGCCGGGGCTGA
- the folK gene encoding 2-amino-4-hydroxy-6-hydroxymethyldihydropteridine diphosphokinase, protein MSPGYTKVILALGSNLGERNDTLSTAVADLVDPPEVRLLGVSPVVQTKAVGGPEGQPDFLNMVMAVETTLTPLELLKHCHEIEQKHHRTREVRWGPRTLDVDIIVFGDLASDDPVLTIPHPRAAERAFVLYPWSLLEPHARLNGHSVAELAAVAADMPDIRRFDGFGDVAGVPATGAVEPQ, encoded by the coding sequence ATGAGCCCTGGCTATACCAAGGTCATTCTGGCTTTGGGCAGCAACCTGGGGGAGCGCAACGACACTCTTTCCACGGCCGTTGCCGACCTCGTTGATCCGCCGGAGGTCCGCCTCCTGGGGGTTTCTCCGGTGGTGCAGACCAAAGCCGTCGGGGGGCCGGAAGGCCAGCCTGATTTCCTGAATATGGTCATGGCGGTGGAGACCACGCTCACTCCCTTGGAGCTGCTCAAGCATTGCCACGAGATCGAACAGAAGCATCACCGAACCCGTGAAGTGCGTTGGGGTCCCAGGACTCTGGATGTGGACATCATCGTTTTCGGGGACCTTGCAAGCGACGACCCCGTCCTCACCATCCCGCATCCCAGGGCAGCCGAGCGGGCTTTCGTGCTCTACCCCTGGTCGCTGCTTGAACCACACGCCCGGCTGAATGGCCACAGCGTGGCTGAACTGGCCGCCGTCGCAGCCGACATGCCGGACATCCGCAGGTTCGACGGCTTTGGCGACGTCGCCGGCGTACCGGCCACAGGGGCGGTGGAGCCGCAGTGA